The following are from one region of the Falco naumanni isolate bFalNau1 chromosome 20 unlocalized genomic scaffold, bFalNau1.pat SUPER_20_unloc_1, whole genome shotgun sequence genome:
- the GTSF1 gene encoding gametocyte-specific factor 1 — MEPQALVQCPYDRSHQVRVSRLPYHLVKCQRNNPQVARKLATCPFNASHRVPQGKLQSHIASCPDQRQPDLPHGTETHLSYRMKQPEVLAAWQDPPSQEDWEAELEDLEDPSPFILNVRTNDLCLPCDSSAPAAPTSQNRDRGAAGVPAAGAK, encoded by the exons ATGGAGCCCCAGGCACTCGTTCAGTGTCCCTACGACAGGAGCCACCAAGTCCGGGTTTCCCGCCTGCCCTACCACCTCGTCAAGTGCCAGCGG AACAACCCGCAGGTGGCCCGCAAGCTGGCCACCTGCCCCTTCAACGCCAGCCACAGGGTGCCCCAGGGCAAGCTGCAGAGCCACATCGCCTCCTGCCCCGACCAGCGCCAGCCCGACCTCCCTCACG GGACGGAAACACACCTCAGCTACAGGATGAAGCAACCGGAGGTCCTCGCAGCCTGGCAGGACCCCCCGTCCCAGGAGGACTGGGAGGCTG agctggaggaCCTGGAGGACCCCTCACCATTCATCCTCAATGTCAGGACGAATGACCTGTGCCTCCCGTGTGACAG CTCGGCCCCGGCAGCACCCACAAGCCAGAACCGagacagaggagctgcaggagtcCCTGCGGCAGGTGCAAAGTGA